The bacterium DNA window AGTCCTCGATGAGCATGGCGGAAGCGACATCTTCCAGACGACGCCTTCGCGAATCCAGATCACCGAGGGTGCGGACCAGCTGCGTTGCATGCAACTCAACGATGGCGGCCTCTACCGCTGGTACACGGAATGCTGTCGAGCGCCCGTGGGCAACACGATGAGTTCCGCCCAGGTACCGTTCGTCGGTTTGCTCTCCAGCATCATGGATCACGACGCGACTGGCCGCTCCCGCGATGAAGATCTCGGGCCAGTTCGCGACCGGGTCTGGGGCTCCACCGCTCGCGGCGACCGGGCGGACCTGGGTGCCTCGGACGGCTTCTCCTACGCTTCCCTGCCGCGCCTCTTCTGGATGATGCTGTCCCGGATCGGGCCTGATCGCTCCCGAATTCGGGCGCTTTGCCATCCCTCTACATGGCCGGACAGAGGAAAATCCCTCTTGATCTACCTATGCGCCCTCGCACGAGATCTGATCCTTCACGAGCGCCCAGGTCGTGTGGCTGATCAAAACCTTGCCCGGTTCGCAGTAGTCCTGGATACGTGCGGTGAGATTGGTCTGGTTCCCGATCGCCGAGTAGGCCGTTCGGCCCTCGGAGCCGAAGTCGCCGACGCTCGCAACTCCGGTGTTGATGCCGATTCGAATGCGAAAGGGCGTCTGGATGCCGTCGGTGTACCACTTCTCTCGCAGCTCCGACATGCGTCGCTGCATCGCCAGCGACATGCGCACGGCGCGGAGCGCATGGCCCCGGTCACTCGTGGCCTCGGGAGCCCCGAAGAAGATCATGATCCCGTCGCCCAGGGCGAGCCCGCGAACGCAGCCGAGATTCTTCCATGGGCCCATGTGGTGATCTCGAACCTCAAGACCTGGCTGCGCGGTACGTTCCACGGCGTCAGCCACAAGCACCTGCGCCGCTATCTCGCCGAGTTCAGCTACCGTTTCGATCGCCGTTGGCGCGAGGGCGAACTCTTCGGCTTCGTCCTGCAGCGCGTCGCCCGTGGCCAGCCGTTTCCCTACCGACAGCTCGTGGCGGAGGGAACGGCATAGGCAGAGGAAGCCGAACCAGTCGAGCCGAGGCTACGCACCCCTTCGATTCGACCCACTGATTCTCCGGAAGACCCGGAAAAGAAGCTGCGTTCTGGCGCAGCGCCCAAGCATGCGCATCATCTGGCAGACGGATAGCGGGGGAAATGGGTCCGGAACGGGCTCGATCAGCGACGCCGATATCCGAGAATCAGCAGCCCGCCGCCCACAAGCAGCGCGGTTCCCGGCTCGGGAACGGCCGAGATCTCCGTTTCGTAGTCCACTGTCGGCCCGGAGTCGACCATGAAGACCAGGGTTCGGCCGTCGACGGTCGTCGGGAACGAGGCGTAGAGGACGTCACTCGTGGCGTTCCCAGCGAGCGATCCGCCGCTGAATCCGAAGAGCACCGAGTCGGTCACGACCGCGGAGACGACGTCCGTCCCGCCTCCGGCAACGGTACCGCCGCCGGTCGGTGAAACGAAGTCAGGCAACGGATTGAACTCCGGAAGGATCGAGAGCGCGAACGCATTGAGCCCAGTGCCGGGATCCATCGTGATCGTGAACGCGAGCACGTCATCGGAGGCGCCAACGGTGCCGCCGAGGGTCGAGCCGCCGCTCGGCGTCCCTTCCGTCCAGCCCACGAAGTCGATCGTTCCAGAAGCGGTCCCAACCGTGAAGGCGACCGACGT harbors:
- a CDS encoding PEP-CTERM sorting domain-containing protein, with translation MGWTEGTPSGGSTLGGTVGASDDVLAFTITMDPGTGLNAFALSILPEFNPLPDFVSPTGGGTVAGGGTDVVSAVVTDSVLFGFSGGSLAGNATSDVLYASFPTTVDGRTLVFMVDSGPTVDYETEISAVPEPGTALLVGGGLLILGYRRR
- a CDS encoding adenylate/guanylate cyclase domain-containing protein, translating into MIFFGAPEATSDRGHALRAVRMSLAMQRRMSELREKWYTDGIQTPFRIRIGINTGVASVGDFGSEGRTAYSAIGNQTNLTARIQDYCEPGKVLISHTTWALVKDQISCEGA
- a CDS encoding transposase — encoded protein: MAPVTRGLGSPEEDHDPVAQGEPANAAEILPWAHVVISNLKTWLRGTFHGVSHKHLRRYLAEFSYRFDRRWREGELFGFVLQRVARGQPFPYRQLVAEGTA